A DNA window from Lagenorhynchus albirostris chromosome 5, mLagAlb1.1, whole genome shotgun sequence contains the following coding sequences:
- the SMIM34 gene encoding small integral membrane protein 34 yields the protein MERYRRYHLTYTSKKKGDQGAPNQTQASPVLGHLLRDHLEGRNSTNSTRALKLPDGTSAAWYILIIIGIYGVIFLFRLASNILRKNDKSLEDIYYSNLTSELKKKGLQSKAAKCSSLPVSNGAVLQPNQASLGIMCGNSSPTPKSKESLESLGKQASVEKAQTSCFGEHLWI from the coding sequence GGGATCAGGGAGCCCCCAACCAGACCCAGGCCAGCCCTGTCCTGGGGCACCTGCTGAGGGACCATTTGGAGGGAAGGAACAGCACCAACTCCACCAGGGCCCTGAAGCTTCCAGACGGGACCAGTGCCGCCTGGTATATCCTCATCATCATTGGCATCTACGGAGTGATTTTCCTCTTCCGACTGGCCAGCAACATCCTCAGAAAGAACGATAAATCCTTGGAAGATATTTATTACTCAAACTTGACCTCTGAACTCAAGAAGAAAGGGCTCCAGAGCAAGGCAGCCAAATGCTCTTCACTGCCCGTTAGCAACGGAGCTGTCCTGCAGCCCAACCAGGCCAGCCTGGGGATAATGTGTGGAAACAGCAGCCCCACACCGAAATCCAAGGAATCCCTTGAAAGTCTAGGCAAGCAGGCCTCCGTAGAAAAGGCCCAAACTTCTTGCTTTGGGGAGCACCTTTGGATTTAA